The genomic stretch CCAAAGCATATTTTAATAATAAAGGGCTGCCTCAATTAGAAGCAGCCCTTTCTATTTTTGGATAAAATTCACTTCTCAATAGCTACATGTGAAGATGAAGCCAACTGAAAAGTTTCTGGCTTTGAAGCGTCCATTTCCAACCCCCATCTTTTTAGCATTGGAGCTTCCAATTCCTTCTGGCGATAATCATCAGGCGTCATTATTGGAATACTATAAATAATAGGGTAATAGCGCTT from Owenweeksia hongkongensis DSM 17368 encodes the following:
- a CDS encoding Trm112 family protein, which encodes MQKLMLNKLCCPMDKSELHIEIYKEDETGEVLEGMMTCPDCKRYYPIIYSIPIMTPDDYRQKELEAPMLKRWGLEMDASKPETFQLASSSHVAIEK